Proteins encoded in a region of the Rutidosis leptorrhynchoides isolate AG116_Rl617_1_P2 chromosome 9, CSIRO_AGI_Rlap_v1, whole genome shotgun sequence genome:
- the LOC139868373 gene encoding uncharacterized mitochondrial protein AtMg00810-like has protein sequence MTTLKPMTTPMRKLLDADEKGEPFDIMLYRSMVSSLMYLTTSRPDITLAVTICAHFQSNPKKSHFKAVVRIFQYLKDHGGFHVDRKSTSGSIQMFGNRLVDWSSKKQNCVSLSTAESEYITAAHYEVRLKFLIQEIGMVKYSA, from the exons ATGACTACTTTAAAAcccatgacaaccccaatgaggaaatTGCTGGATGCAGACGAAaaaggggaaccctttgatataatGCTTTATAGAAGCATGGTTAGTTCTTTAATGTACTTAACTACGAGCAGAccggacattacacttgctgtaacgatCTGTGCTCATTTTCAATCGAACCCAAAGAAATCACACTTCAAAGCAGTGGTTAGAATTTTTCAATACctaaaag ATCATGGAGGTTTCCATGTTGATaggaaaagcacatctggatcaattcagatgtttggGAATAGATTAGTcgattggtcatccaaaaagcaaaaCTGTGTAtccttatcaacagctgagtcagaGTATAttactgcagctcact atgaagttAGACTAAAGTTCTTAATTCAAGAAATTGGCATGGTGAAGTATAGTGCTTAA